The Cydia amplana chromosome 9, ilCydAmpl1.1, whole genome shotgun sequence genome includes a region encoding these proteins:
- the LOC134651231 gene encoding 15-hydroxyprostaglandin dehydrogenase [NAD(+)]-like yields the protein MAKDLKNKTVVITGGAVGIGFEIADRFLQKGAKVIVILDINEKQGAEAAKTLNSKHGNNKTVFIKCDVTTDLEAVSKKIIDLYKHVDVLVNNAGILNDLAPKKTIDINVTALIEWSFKFWKHMRKDQGGNGGTIINLASIYGFRVDPYLPAYQASKFAVQGFTKSLGHPYNFKRSGVRVVAVNPGFTETALTETPNGFDNDKQYQSDFAKFLKEQAWQKVESVGQAAVDVFERAESGTAWLIEGAKPIVEAK from the coding sequence ATGGCTAAAGACCTCAAAAACAAAACGGTCGTTATTACCGGTGGAGCGGTGGGCATCGGTTTTGAAATCGCTGATAGGTTCCTGCAGAAAGGAGCAAAAGTCATCGTTATTCTTGATATTAACGAAAAGCAAGGCGCAGAAGCAGCCAAGACCCTAAACTCCAAACATGGAAATAACAAAACTGTATTTATTAAATGTGACGTGACGACAGATTTAGAAGCCGTTTCGAAGAAGATTATAGATCTTTATAAGCACGTTGACGTACTAGTCAACAATGCCGGGATTCTGAACGACTTAGCTCCGAAGAAGACAATTGACATCAACGTTACAGCGCTCATCGAATGGTCCTTTAAATTCTGGAAGCACATGAGAAAAGACCAAGGCGGCAACGGAGGGACTATAATCAACTTGGCGTCAATTTACGGCTTCAGAGTGGATCCTTATTTACCAGCATATCAGGCGTCGAAATTTGCTGTCCAAGGCTTCACAAAGTCCTTGGGGCATCCGTACAATTTCAAGAGAAGCGGCGTGAGGGTGGTGGCTGTTAACCCAGGCTTTACTGAGACAGCTTTGACGGAGACTCCCAACGGCTTTGACAATGATAAGCAGTATCAGAGCGACTTTGCGAAGTTCTTGAAGGAGCAGGCTTGGCAGAAAGTGGAGTCGGTGGGGCAAGCGGCGGTCGACGTGTTCGAGCGAGCTGAGAGCGGTACCGCTTGGCTCATCGAGGGTGCTAAACCTATCGTGGAAGCTAAGTAG
- the LOC134651254 gene encoding alcohol dehydrogenase 1-like, producing MLQTYLKRMSVTSLKFHRYGHTPSCPANKQASILDNKVAVITGGAVGIGYEIADRFLEEGAKAAVLLDINETRGKQAAEELNCKHGDKKTVFMKCDVTKDLDAVSKEIFAAYKNVHVLVNNAGILDEPNPTKVVDVNLTALINWSFIFWNHMRKDKGGAGGTIMNLSSIYGFRVDPYIPVYQATKFGIMGFTRSLGHPYHFKKTGVRVVSLNPGFTETELTENFTTLPEVHKDFLEFVKTQPWQKVKVVGNAAVCVLERAESGTAWLIEGSNPVAEIKHCFDIDHCK from the coding sequence ATGTTACAAACGTACTTAAAACGTATGTCAGTTACGTCACTAAAGTTTCACAGGTACGGACATACACCATCGTGTCCTGCTAATAAACAAGCGAGCATTCTAGATAATAAAGTGGCAGTTATAACTGGAGGCGCAGTCGGTATCGGGTACGAAATCGCAGACAGATTCTTAGAGGAAGGTGCCAAAGCTGCAGTGTTACTAGATATCAATGAGACACGAGGTAAACAGGCCGCCGAAGAACTAAATTGTAAACACGGAGACAAGAAAACCGTTTTTAtgaaatgtgacgtcacaaaagATTTAGACGCTGTCTCCAAAGAAATTTTCGCGGCTTACAAAAACGTACACGTCCTAGTGAACAATGCTGGTATCCTTGACGAGCCCAATCCCACGAAAGTTGTTGATGTCAATCTAACGGCTTTGATAAACTGGTCCTTTATATTCTGGAATCACATGAGGAAAGACAAAGGTGGTGCAGGCGGGACCATCATGAACCTATCATCTATCTACGGTTTCCGAGTAGATCCATACATACCGGTCTACCAGGCTACCAAATTTGGTATTATGGGCTTCACAAGATCTCTAGGACATCCGTACCACTTTAAAAAGACTGGAGTGAGAGTTGTATCCTTAAACCCCGGTTTTACTGAGACTGAGTTGACGGAAAACTTTACGACTTTACCTGAAGTTCACAAGGATTTTCTCGAGTTTGTCAAAACTCAGCCGTGGCAGAAAGTAAAAGTAGTTGGGAACGCCGCGGTATGTGTATTAGAAAGAGCTGAAAGTGGTACCGCTTGGCTTATAGAAGGATCCAACCCTGTTGCTGAAATTAAACATTGCTTTGATATCGACCATTGTAAATAA